From the genome of Rhododendron vialii isolate Sample 1 chromosome 10a, ASM3025357v1:
gacttaaatcaagaaacGGAAGTGGAACTTAGATTCAAACCTTCTTAAGTATTACTCTATCATAGGacgttactaattgaggttttAAACTCTGTCCTTATAGATGAATCCCTTGAGCACCTACCAAATCAACCTTTTAGTGAAGCTCACCAACTCGCAAGCACCGTAAAAACCATGACACATCAACTAGTGGGAGATCCGTACTTTCCCTACGCTTTCccctacaccaatgacttctacCAAGAGCATGGCACTATTGTACTCCCTGAAAATGAGGAAGAGGTGGATGATGCCGAAGCAATACCTGTCttagtccaaatagcaccccTTAATGATGTACTCCTAATAGAGGGAGGAGACGCTGAAGCAGCCCTCGCCTAAATTCCAATGATACCGCCCATTAACATGATTGCGGGAGAACCCGAAGAGGAACCTGAGGAGGATCCGGAAGAAGGTCCTGAGGAAGAACCTATGGAAGAACCCGAAGAGGACCCCGAGGAGGAAATGGCATTCTTAGGAGCGGAGCCCGAAGTCATGAATATAGTTGCTGACTCCGGAGATGTGCCACCACCACCTTATGAGACCGACATTGGTGCATATCTGGTTGAATTCCCTAATCTCTTCTAGAATGGTTAGGAAAGTTTAAGAAGAAGTTGGATCTTTTGTTGTAATAGAATGCAGTAGGAAGCTTAGGCTAGTAAGCCCTCTACGTTGTATTCGTTTTATTTGGTAATGAAAGACTTATGTTTCTTTTAGTATATGATTACTGTATATGTGTGGACTTGCATCTTACCCCTTATGGCGTGAAAACTACCCCTTACCCCGTTAAGTTTAAATTATAACCTTCCTTATTGTTTTAGATGTCAAGTATACCACCAGGAGGACACCCACCTTTCGCCCCGCGTGTTTTGGCCAATTATCGCTCATTGGTAGCACCTGAGTACTTAAGACCAACACC
Proteins encoded in this window:
- the LOC131302970 gene encoding pollen-specific leucine-rich repeat extensin-like protein 1 translates to MIAGEPEEEPEEDPEEGPEEEPMEEPEEDPEEEMAFLGAEPEVMNIVADSGDVPPPPYETDIGAYLMSSIPPGGHPPFAPRVLANYRSLVAPEYLRPTPPPEDDMELYEVPITWEMPPPVAVLKNPPPTLVPVPLVQNFEEPNDYLMFDPELEVAILNLT